A genomic stretch from Chitinophaga agri includes:
- a CDS encoding NUDIX domain-containing protein: MEMQQNPWTILSSEKKYDNPWIKITEHQVINPSGGKGIYGVVHFKNAAIGVVALDEENNIYLVGQYRFPLEQFSWEIPEGGGPLGIDPLLGAQRELLEETGLVATDWQPIVRMHLSNSVSDEAAVVFLARNLEQREAEPEETEQLFTRKVPFETAYQMVKNHEITDSMSVAAILKVKLMMLEGEI; the protein is encoded by the coding sequence ATGGAAATGCAACAAAATCCCTGGACGATACTCTCCAGTGAAAAGAAATATGATAATCCCTGGATAAAGATCACAGAACACCAGGTAATTAATCCTTCCGGTGGCAAGGGCATTTATGGGGTGGTGCATTTCAAGAATGCAGCTATTGGCGTGGTCGCCCTGGATGAGGAGAACAATATTTACCTGGTTGGACAGTACCGTTTTCCACTTGAACAGTTTAGCTGGGAGATCCCCGAGGGCGGAGGTCCACTGGGCATAGACCCATTACTGGGAGCACAGCGGGAATTGCTGGAAGAAACCGGGCTGGTAGCAACAGACTGGCAGCCGATCGTCCGGATGCACTTGTCTAATTCCGTCTCGGATGAAGCGGCTGTGGTGTTTCTGGCCCGTAACCTGGAACAAAGGGAGGCGGAACCGGAGGAAACTGAGCAATTGTTCACCCGGAAAGTGCCTTTTGAGACTGCTTACCAGATGGTCAAAAACCATGAGATCACTGATTCCATGTCTGTTGCGGCTATTCTGAAAGTAAAGCTGATGATGCTGGAAGGGGAAATTTGA
- a CDS encoding hydroxymethylglutaryl-CoA lyase yields the protein MKLIECPRDAMQGWHRSISTDEKVAYLNALLKVGFDTLDFGSFVSPKAIPQMADTAAVISRLDMSHVRSKLLAIVANQRGAEEAVVFDEIAYLGYPFSISETFQLRNTNKTIDASLELVETLQELCIKNTKQLVVYISMGFGNPYGDPYDPSVALKWVDELVRRDITTISLADTVGIANPEIITQLFSTLIPAYPAVEFGAHFHSAPHNWEEKVAAAYDQGCRRFDSAIKGIGGCPMAKDELVGNLATERLLDFSVQRHEQLGLDSAALQAAQEIADRIFY from the coding sequence ATGAAATTGATCGAATGTCCACGTGATGCCATGCAGGGATGGCACAGATCCATCAGTACGGATGAGAAGGTAGCATATCTGAACGCTTTATTAAAGGTAGGATTTGATACCCTTGACTTTGGCAGTTTTGTGTCTCCCAAGGCCATTCCTCAGATGGCGGATACCGCAGCCGTGATATCCCGCCTGGATATGAGCCATGTCAGAAGTAAACTGCTGGCCATCGTAGCGAATCAGCGGGGGGCTGAAGAAGCTGTGGTGTTCGACGAGATCGCTTACCTGGGTTATCCATTCTCTATTTCTGAGACATTCCAGCTGCGCAATACGAATAAGACGATTGACGCATCCCTTGAACTGGTGGAGACCCTGCAGGAGTTATGTATTAAAAACACCAAACAGCTGGTTGTCTATATTTCAATGGGATTTGGCAATCCCTACGGAGACCCGTACGATCCGTCTGTCGCCCTCAAATGGGTAGACGAACTCGTACGAAGGGATATCACAACGATTTCCCTGGCTGACACCGTAGGCATTGCTAATCCGGAGATCATCACACAACTTTTCTCTACACTTATTCCTGCTTATCCTGCCGTGGAATTTGGTGCGCACTTCCATTCTGCCCCTCATAACTGGGAAGAAAAGGTAGCCGCCGCCTACGATCAGGGTTGCAGACGTTTTGATAGTGCCATTAAAGGAATAGGCGGTTGTCCGATGGCTAAAGATGAACTGGTAGGCAATCTGGCTACAGAGCGTCTGCTTGACTTCAGCGTACAGCGCCATGAGCAGCTGGGACTCGATTCCGCTGCCCTGCAGGCCGCCCAGGAAATAGCCGACCGTATTTTTTATTAG
- the istB gene encoding IS21-like element helper ATPase IstB, with product MNTEQTVTQLQQLKLHGMAGRYEALLDLPIHQQPEAHALLAMLTEAELGYRSQQRTGLYIRLSKLRYQAVLEQIHCSPARGFTAEQLQLLCDGSFIEKSENIVISGSTGCGKSYLACALGRQACTLGYRTLYYSMNRFIESLATARLDGTYVKWLNHLAKTPLLILDDFGLQPLTHDMRLTLLQIMEDRYGRGSTIIAAQLPLSKWYDYLNEPTIADAIMDRLTARMHKIDLKGESKRKAKTN from the coding sequence ATGAATACAGAACAAACAGTAACCCAGCTACAGCAACTAAAACTACATGGTATGGCTGGACGTTATGAAGCCTTGCTGGATCTTCCCATACATCAACAACCAGAAGCTCATGCTCTGCTGGCGATGCTTACAGAAGCTGAATTAGGGTATCGTAGTCAGCAACGTACCGGATTATACATTCGATTATCCAAATTACGTTACCAGGCAGTGTTGGAACAAATACACTGCTCCCCAGCAAGAGGGTTTACTGCCGAACAGCTACAGCTACTTTGCGATGGTTCTTTTATTGAAAAATCCGAGAACATTGTAATCAGTGGTTCTACCGGTTGTGGCAAGAGTTATCTAGCTTGTGCATTGGGCCGTCAGGCCTGTACTCTTGGTTATCGCACGCTGTATTATTCCATGAATAGATTTATTGAATCGCTAGCAACAGCCCGATTAGATGGGACCTATGTAAAATGGTTAAACCATCTCGCTAAAACACCTTTGCTGATATTAGATGACTTCGGCCTGCAACCGCTTACGCATGATATGAGGCTCACCTTACTACAGATTATGGAAGACAGGTATGGTAGAGGATCTACAATTATTGCGGCTCAGCTACCGCTGAGCAAATGGTATGATTACTTAAATGAACCTACCATCGCAGATGCTATTATGGACAGATTGACAGCCCGCATGCATAAAATAGATCTTAAGGGTGAATCAAAACGTAAAGCAAAAACTAACTAA
- a CDS encoding HTH domain-containing protein translates to MANKVIEMHIVRSIIQHSSRNSSERQIALQLNISRNTVRHYLQRLKATGYS, encoded by the coding sequence ATGGCCAACAAGGTTATAGAGATGCATATTGTACGCAGTATTATCCAGCATTCATCACGTAATTCCTCTGAACGGCAGATTGCCCTTCAGTTAAACATATCGCGCAATACAGTGCGCCATTATCTTCAACGGCTTAAAGCTACTGGCTATAGCTGA
- the istA gene encoding IS21 family transposase, translating to MDDAALSELIYNAVVFPVKDERRQAFEDRVSYFLLELKRTGVTRQLLWQEYLQQYPDGYGYSQFCDLLSRHSSIRDTSMHFEHPPGQMMMVDFAGDKLAYTDRQTGEIIYCPVLVCVLPCSGYTYVVPMPDATLPQLAKSLNNCLQYFEGVPFNLKTDNMKQIVSKSCRYEPVFTDMIQQWALHYNITLLAARVAKPKDKATVEGAVRLAYQRIYAPLRDKVFFSLEELSAAVNEQLSLHNSRSMHRKQYSRLQLFKQQEQSQLQPLPDHPFSIKHSTEAKVQRNYHIVLGEDWHYYSVPCSYISKTVKAIYDTDIVEIYYAHQRIALHKRSYKRHGYTTCKEHMPEAHQHYQQGWDPDYFRRQATAIGIATSQYIDKLLLNKQFSEQAFLACKGLLRLARTYGNERLEAACKRALQGGTYAYRIINNILSNNLDQQSLPDDSKVAFQLPLHDNLRGKDAF from the coding sequence ATGGACGATGCGGCGCTCAGCGAACTTATATACAACGCCGTAGTCTTTCCCGTCAAAGATGAGCGCAGACAGGCGTTTGAAGATCGGGTAAGCTATTTTCTCCTTGAACTTAAACGTACCGGAGTTACCCGCCAACTCCTGTGGCAGGAGTATTTGCAACAGTATCCGGATGGCTATGGCTACTCACAGTTCTGTGATTTATTATCTCGTCATAGTAGTATAAGGGATACTTCCATGCATTTTGAGCATCCTCCTGGCCAGATGATGATGGTTGATTTTGCAGGTGATAAACTCGCTTATACGGATCGCCAAACAGGTGAGATTATCTATTGCCCTGTGCTGGTTTGTGTACTACCCTGCAGTGGCTATACCTATGTTGTACCTATGCCTGATGCTACTCTTCCTCAGTTGGCAAAGTCATTGAACAATTGTCTGCAATACTTTGAAGGCGTTCCATTCAACCTGAAGACAGATAACATGAAGCAGATAGTAAGCAAAAGTTGTCGTTATGAGCCTGTATTCACAGATATGATACAGCAATGGGCGTTACATTACAATATAACATTGCTGGCGGCGCGGGTAGCTAAACCTAAAGATAAGGCGACAGTAGAAGGTGCTGTAAGATTAGCTTATCAGCGTATCTATGCACCATTACGTGATAAGGTATTTTTCAGCCTGGAAGAACTGAGTGCTGCCGTTAATGAGCAGCTTAGCTTACATAATAGTCGTTCGATGCACAGGAAGCAATACAGTCGATTGCAGTTATTTAAACAACAGGAACAATCTCAGCTACAACCTTTGCCAGATCATCCGTTTTCTATTAAGCATAGTACCGAAGCAAAGGTGCAGCGTAATTACCACATCGTATTAGGAGAAGACTGGCATTACTACAGTGTTCCTTGTTCTTACATCAGCAAAACTGTTAAGGCAATATATGATACAGACATCGTAGAGATCTATTACGCACATCAAAGGATAGCATTGCATAAGCGAAGCTACAAGCGCCATGGCTATACCACCTGCAAAGAACATATGCCGGAAGCACACCAGCATTACCAGCAAGGCTGGGATCCGGATTACTTTCGCAGGCAAGCCACCGCTATAGGTATAGCTACCAGCCAATATATAGACAAATTACTGCTAAACAAGCAGTTCAGTGAGCAGGCTTTCCTCGCTTGTAAAGGGTTGTTGAGACTAGCGAGGACGTATGGCAACGAACGGCTGGAAGCTGCCTGTAAGAGAGCTTTGCAAGGCGGCACCTATGCCTACAGGATTATTAACAATATACTTTCCAATAATTTAGATCAGCAATCACTTCCCGATGATAGTAAGGTGGCCTTTCAACTGCCATTACATGATAATCTAAGAGGAAAAGATGCTTTTTAG
- a CDS encoding GSCFA domain-containing protein, producing MTNFRLTFPVSPLSTPVRYTDKILMVGSCFAEEIGERLQQYHFDAVINPHGILYNPISITQALHTYLDGRQYTAADLFQHNDLWHSWDHHSRFSGPDQESVLAGINAAQETAAKQLEAADWLIITLGSAFTYTLAAVNQVVGNCHKVPGSAFHKKLLSPPDAISALDNLMHRLFFRNRKVKIMFTISPVRYTRDGVVENNLSKAVLIQTVHHLVNKFDRLFYFPAYELVIDDLRDYRFYKEDLVHPNDLAVNYVWDHFTANCLGEEDRQLLPRVAELSRAKQHKPFNRESAQHKQFLQTYARKTKLLMEEFPFLKLHEEWQYFNQ from the coding sequence ATGACAAACTTTCGTTTGACCTTTCCTGTTTCACCGCTTTCAACACCCGTAAGGTATACCGACAAGATCCTGATGGTAGGGTCCTGTTTTGCGGAGGAGATCGGTGAACGTCTTCAGCAATACCATTTTGATGCTGTGATCAATCCACATGGCATCTTGTATAATCCGATCAGCATCACCCAGGCGCTGCATACCTATCTGGATGGCAGGCAATATACGGCCGCTGATCTCTTCCAGCATAATGATCTGTGGCATAGCTGGGATCATCACAGCCGCTTTTCCGGTCCCGATCAGGAATCGGTGCTTGCTGGCATTAACGCCGCACAGGAAACGGCCGCTAAGCAACTGGAAGCGGCAGACTGGCTGATCATCACACTTGGTTCTGCATTCACCTATACACTTGCTGCTGTCAACCAGGTGGTAGGCAATTGCCACAAGGTACCTGGTTCCGCTTTTCACAAAAAGTTATTATCTCCTCCTGACGCTATCTCCGCGCTGGATAACCTGATGCATCGCCTGTTCTTTCGCAACAGGAAGGTGAAGATCATGTTTACGATCAGTCCTGTACGTTATACCCGTGATGGTGTGGTAGAGAATAACCTGAGTAAGGCTGTGCTGATACAGACAGTGCATCACCTGGTTAATAAATTTGACAGGCTCTTTTATTTCCCGGCGTATGAACTGGTCATTGATGATCTGCGTGACTACCGGTTCTATAAAGAAGACCTGGTACATCCAAATGATCTTGCCGTAAATTATGTCTGGGACCACTTCACAGCAAATTGTCTTGGAGAGGAAGACAGGCAGTTATTACCACGTGTTGCAGAATTGAGCAGGGCAAAACAACATAAACCTTTTAATCGTGAAAGTGCTCAGCATAAGCAGTTTCTGCAAACGTACGCACGTAAGACTAAGTTATTAATGGAGGAGTTTCCGTTTTTAAAGCTGCATGAGGAATGGCAGTATTTTAATCAGTGA
- the rlmB gene encoding 23S rRNA (guanosine(2251)-2'-O)-methyltransferase RlmB yields MEQRKFKKPGGFRQQAPKPKASSMVIGRQPIVEAINAGKAIERIFMLRGATGDIIPQIKQLADQYNIPINLVPVEKLNGLTAANHQGCIAITGKVSYLDLQDVISHVTDQGETPLFLILDGITDVRNIGAIARSAVCCGAQAIIIPDRGIAALNEEAIKSSAGALEKISICRVNSLLKAIDTLHLNGIKVIASEMEAETKLYDCELKEPVAIIMGSEDKGVYPALIKASDTLFHIPMAGNFESFNVSVAAGIILYEAMKQRGA; encoded by the coding sequence ATGGAACAACGAAAATTTAAAAAGCCTGGCGGTTTCCGTCAGCAAGCTCCCAAGCCCAAGGCATCGTCCATGGTGATTGGCAGGCAGCCGATTGTGGAAGCGATCAATGCGGGTAAGGCAATCGAGCGTATTTTTATGTTGCGCGGAGCAACAGGGGATATCATCCCTCAGATAAAGCAGTTAGCCGATCAATATAATATCCCAATCAATCTCGTTCCGGTAGAAAAGCTGAACGGGTTAACAGCTGCAAATCACCAGGGCTGTATTGCCATTACAGGCAAGGTGAGCTATCTTGACCTGCAGGATGTGATCTCGCATGTTACAGATCAGGGAGAGACCCCTTTGTTCCTGATCCTGGATGGCATTACAGATGTCCGTAATATCGGAGCTATTGCCCGTAGTGCAGTATGTTGCGGCGCTCAGGCGATTATTATCCCGGACAGAGGAATTGCTGCACTGAACGAAGAGGCGATTAAATCTTCCGCAGGTGCACTGGAGAAGATCTCTATCTGCCGTGTGAACAGTTTGCTGAAAGCGATCGATACCCTCCACCTGAACGGTATTAAAGTGATTGCCAGCGAGATGGAGGCAGAAACGAAGCTGTATGACTGCGAACTGAAAGAGCCGGTAGCTATTATTATGGGCTCCGAGGATAAGGGTGTGTACCCGGCACTGATAAAGGCTTCGGATACATTGTTCCACATTCCTATGGCCGGAAACTTTGAGTCATTCAATGTCTCTGTGGCTGCTGGTATCATTCTGTATGAAGCCATGAAACAGAGAGGCGCATAA